Below is a window of Nocardioides sp. S-1144 DNA.
CGCAGCCTGACCCGGGTCCTGGCCGGGCTGGTGCTGCTGAGCAACGGCGTCAACATCGCCCTGCTCTCGACCGGGGGCCGGGCCGGTGACGCCGCCTTCTACGGCTCCACCTCGGTCGACGAGATGTCCGACCCGCTGCCCCAGGCGATGATCCTCACCGCCATCGTCATCACCCTGGCCACCCTGGCGTTCCTCCTGGCCATGGCCCACCGCAGCTGGCAGCTCACCGGCCACGACGACGTCCAGGACGACACCGAGGACGCCCGGATCCGCAGCCTCGCCGTCGACGACGCGACGTCCGACAGCTACGGCCTCACCGCCGACGGCCAGGACGACGACGACCCCCGAGAGGAGGGCTCGTAGTGGACCACCCCGCCCGGGTCCCGACCTCGACCCGCCTCCGCCCGACCACCGTCCGGGGACCCCGATGACGATCACCTCCCTCGTGCCGCTCCCGGTGCTGCTGCCCCTGCTGGGGTCGGGCGCCGCGCTGATGCTGTTCCGCTACCCGAAGGCGCAGCGGCTGGTCAGCGTCGTCGTCCTCGCGCTCGTCGTGGTCGTGGCCGCCGTGCTCCTCGTCGTCGTCGACCAGGAGGGACCGCAGGTCGTCTGGCTCGGCGGCTGGAGCGAGCTCGGGGTCGCGCTGGTCGCCGACCGGCTGGCCGCGCTGATGCTGCTGGTCTCGGCGATCGTGACCCTCGCCGTCCTGCTGTACTCGCTCGGCCAGGGCATCTCCGACAGCAACCGCTCGGCGCCGGTCTCGATCTACCACCCGACGTTCCTGACCCTGGTGGCCGGCGTCAGCAACGCCTTCCTCGCCGGCGACCTGTTCAACCTCTTCGTCAGCTTCGAGATCCTGCTCTTCGCCAGCTACGTGCTGCTGACCCTCGGCGGCACCGGCGGCCGGATCCGCGCCGGCACGATCTACGTCGTCGTCAACGCGCTCTCCTCGATGCTGTTCCTCATCACCATCGCCGCGATCTACGCCGCGGTCGGCACGCTCAACCTCGCCCAGATCGCTGTCCGCCTCGACGACCTGCCCGACGCCACGCAGCTGATGCTGCACCTGCTGCTGCTGGTGACGTTCTCGATCAAGGCCGCGGTGTTCCCGCTGTCGCTGTGGCTGCCCGACAGCTACCCCACCGCGCCCGCGCCGGTCACCGCCGTCTTCGCGGGCCTGCTCACCAAGGTCGGCGTGTACGCCATCATCCGCACCGAGACGCTGCTCTTCCCGGGCGGCGAGCTGCGCACCCTGCTGATGGTCTTCGCGATGGCCTCGATGCTGATCGGCATCCTCGGCGCGATCGCCCAGTCCGACATGAAGCGGCTGCTCTCCTTCACCCTGGTCAGCCACATCGGCTACATGATCTTCGGCATCGGCCTGGCCAGCGGTGCCGGCATGGCGGGCGCGGTGTTCTACGTGGCGCACCACATCACCATCCAGACCGCGCTGTTCCTCGTCGTCGGCCTCATCGAGCGGCAGGCCGGCAGCACCGCCCTGCTCCGGCTCGGCGGGCTGGCGCGGCTCTTCCCGCTGCTCGGCGTGCTCTTCTTCGTCGCCGGCATGAACCTGGCCGGCATCCCGCCGCTGTCGGGCTTCATCGGCAAGGTCGGCCTGCTCGAGGCCGGCATCGCCGACGGCGGCGCGATGGCCTGGACCCTCGTCGTCGCGGGCACCGTCACCAGCCTGCTCACCCTGTACGCCGTCGCGAAGAGCTGGTCGCTGGCGTTCTGGCGCTCCCCGCAGGAGGCGCACGCGATGGCCGAGGAGCTCGCCGTCGCCGACGGCGTCCAGACCGCCGACTCACCCAGCGTCGGCCGGCGCGGCCAGGTGCGGCTCGACACGACGTCCTACGACGCCGGCGAGGTGCGCGAGGCCGGTGCGATCGTCGACGGCGACCGGCCCGACCGCGACCTGCACCAGCGGCTCGAGGACGACGGCATGCCGACCCGGCTGCCGGTGCTGATGACCGCGCCCGCGGCCGCCCTGGTCGCGGTCAGCGTCGCGATCACCGTGGTCGCCGGCCCGCTCTACGCCTACACCGAGCGCGCGGCGCTCGACCTGATGGACCGCGGCAGCTACACCAGCGCGGTCGACGAGGCCGCCCGGTGAACGCCGCGCGTCGCCGCCGGGTCTCCCAGCGCGCCCGCCGGCACGTCCAGTGGCCGATGGTGCTCTGGCTGACCCTGGTGTGGTGGGTGCTGTGGGGCACGTGGTCGGCGATGTCGCTCGTGGGCGGCGTCCTGGTCGCCACCGCCGCGCTGCTGCTGTTCCCGCTGCCGCCCCTCGACCTCGACGTGCGGGTCCGCCCGATCGGCACGCTGGTGCTCGTCGGGCGCTTCCTCGTCGACGTCGTCACGGCGAGCCTGCAGGTCGCCTGGACGGTCCTGCGGCCCCCGCGCGACCTGCGCAACGCCCTGGTCCGGGTCCCGCTGCGCAGCGAGTCCGACCTGGTGCTGGTGATGGTGGCCGAGCTCGTCTCCCTGGTGCCCGGCACCGTCGTGGTCGAGGTGCACCGCTCCTCGTTCACGCTCTACCTGCACGTGCTCGACGTGCGCGAGCCCGCGGACGTCGAGCCGGTCCGCGAGCGGGTCTGGGCGCAGGAGGCGCGGGTGCTCAGGGCGCTCTCGCCGCGTCCGGCCGAGGTGCTCGCCCAGCCTGTCGGTGGGACGGAGGAGGCGCCGTGACCGCGCTGCTCGTCGTCGCCGCCGTCGTCCTCGGGATCGCGGCCGTGCTGGTCGTCGTCCGGATGGCGATCGGCCCGACCATGCTCGACCGCGCGATCGCCTTCGACGTGATCGTCGCGATCTCGATCGCCGCGGTCTCGCTCGACGCGGCCCACCGCCGCACGGCCGAGAACCTGCCGCTGCTGCTCGTGGCCACCCTGCTCGGCTTCGTCGGCTCGGTCAGCATCGCCCGGTTCAGCCCGGGCAGCGACGACGTCGAGGAGTCCGACGACGACTCCGACGACCAGACCGACCAGACCGATCAGTCCACCGACCGGTCTGCGGGGGAGGCGCGATGAACGAGGTGCTCGACGTCGTCGGCGCGGTCTGCCTGCTGGTCGGCTCGCTGCTCGGCCTGGTCGCGGCGATCGGCGTCCTGCGGCTGCCTGACCTGCTCA
It encodes the following:
- a CDS encoding Na+/H+ antiporter subunit D, whose product is MTITSLVPLPVLLPLLGSGAALMLFRYPKAQRLVSVVVLALVVVVAAVLLVVVDQEGPQVVWLGGWSELGVALVADRLAALMLLVSAIVTLAVLLYSLGQGISDSNRSAPVSIYHPTFLTLVAGVSNAFLAGDLFNLFVSFEILLFASYVLLTLGGTGGRIRAGTIYVVVNALSSMLFLITIAAIYAAVGTLNLAQIAVRLDDLPDATQLMLHLLLLVTFSIKAAVFPLSLWLPDSYPTAPAPVTAVFAGLLTKVGVYAIIRTETLLFPGGELRTLLMVFAMASMLIGILGAIAQSDMKRLLSFTLVSHIGYMIFGIGLASGAGMAGAVFYVAHHITIQTALFLVVGLIERQAGSTALLRLGGLARLFPLLGVLFFVAGMNLAGIPPLSGFIGKVGLLEAGIADGGAMAWTLVVAGTVTSLLTLYAVAKSWSLAFWRSPQEAHAMAEELAVADGVQTADSPSVGRRGQVRLDTTSYDAGEVREAGAIVDGDRPDRDLHQRLEDDGMPTRLPVLMTAPAAALVAVSVAITVVAGPLYAYTERAALDLMDRGSYTSAVDEAAR
- a CDS encoding monovalent cation/H+ antiporter complex subunit F; the encoded protein is MTALLVVAAVVLGIAAVLVVVRMAIGPTMLDRAIAFDVIVAISIAAVSLDAAHRRTAENLPLLLVATLLGFVGSVSIARFSPGSDDVEESDDDSDDQTDQTDQSTDRSAGEAR
- a CDS encoding Na(+)/H(+) antiporter subunit C, giving the protein MEVNLTLVLVAGALVGCGAYLLLERSLTRVLAGLVLLSNGVNIALLSTGGRAGDAAFYGSTSVDEMSDPLPQAMILTAIVITLATLAFLLAMAHRSWQLTGHDDVQDDTEDARIRSLAVDDATSDSYGLTADGQDDDDPREEGS
- a CDS encoding Na+/H+ antiporter subunit E; this encodes MNAARRRRVSQRARRHVQWPMVLWLTLVWWVLWGTWSAMSLVGGVLVATAALLLFPLPPLDLDVRVRPIGTLVLVGRFLVDVVTASLQVAWTVLRPPRDLRNALVRVPLRSESDLVLVMVAELVSLVPGTVVVEVHRSSFTLYLHVLDVREPADVEPVRERVWAQEARVLRALSPRPAEVLAQPVGGTEEAP